The proteins below are encoded in one region of Planctopirus limnophila DSM 3776:
- a CDS encoding DUF1559 family PulG-like putative transporter, protein MKSTSLDQRSTRRGFTALELIVALGVIVALVLFLMPATRRGREAARRTQCRNNLKQIGLALHNYHDQHGVFPPAFTVDAAGKPLHSWRTLILPYLDQAALYDSIDLSKPWDDPANAHAKETALACYRCRSSMLPAGMTTYVGVVGEQNFFSPNHPRKLSEFPPDKTFQLIAIFERDDQRAVHWMSPEDGTAAELLTPPADRKTVHTGGFNSLLANERVYFVSKDLPQETLKSLLSIDAPLLKDDF, encoded by the coding sequence ATGAAGAGCACATCACTTGATCAACGCAGCACTCGACGTGGCTTCACTGCCCTGGAACTGATCGTCGCCCTCGGCGTAATCGTAGCACTGGTGCTGTTTCTCATGCCCGCCACAAGGCGAGGGCGAGAAGCTGCAAGGCGAACGCAATGCCGCAACAATCTCAAACAGATTGGCCTGGCATTACATAACTATCACGATCAGCACGGCGTCTTCCCACCGGCATTTACAGTCGATGCAGCAGGAAAACCTCTCCATAGCTGGCGCACGCTGATCTTGCCTTATCTCGATCAGGCAGCCCTCTACGACTCCATTGATCTCTCGAAACCATGGGATGATCCCGCCAATGCTCACGCGAAAGAAACCGCATTGGCCTGCTACAGGTGCCGAAGCAGTATGCTCCCTGCGGGCATGACAACCTATGTGGGTGTTGTGGGAGAACAGAACTTCTTTTCACCCAACCATCCCCGGAAACTCTCTGAGTTTCCACCCGATAAGACCTTTCAACTGATCGCGATTTTCGAGCGGGACGACCAACGGGCGGTTCACTGGATGTCTCCCGAAGATGGCACAGCCGCCGAACTCCTCACACCTCCGGCCGATAGAAAAACCGTCCACACTGGTGGATTCAATTCACTGCTGGCTAATGAGCGTGTCTATTTCGTGAGCAAAGATCTCCCCCAGGAAACACTCAAAAGCCTCCTCTCCATCGACGCCCCACTCTTGAAGGACGACTTTTAG
- a CDS encoding alpha/beta hydrolase — translation MPLELPPREPFRRTNLLWLYGRRLLIWLLVPYVLVHLLLITFQRQLIFQPTKTAPLSGHLAGAGLIDVQDVKIKISDELTLHGWYYERPATAETPARQLLIYFPGNSGTRSDRQEICLDLLRLGYNILIFDYQGYAENQGSPSEQHFASDAQAIWKFATTQLGYSPEKITLFGESMGGGVATRLAAELSEAKSPPAALILKSTYSSIPATARYHYPYLPLLSLFVWDPFPSIDRIGKVTSPILQFHGTADRITPYFEAERLFAAAPERSASQVAKQFVTIPEGSHNGVPEETLRREIQKLRANIAQPITPPESSN, via the coding sequence ATGCCGCTTGAACTTCCTCCACGAGAACCATTTCGCCGCACGAATCTCCTCTGGCTGTATGGCCGCCGTCTATTGATCTGGCTGCTCGTGCCCTATGTGTTGGTGCATCTGCTCCTCATCACTTTTCAGCGGCAGTTGATCTTTCAACCCACAAAAACAGCCCCGCTTTCAGGTCACCTGGCAGGTGCTGGCCTGATCGATGTGCAGGATGTGAAGATTAAAATCAGCGATGAACTCACTCTCCACGGCTGGTATTACGAGCGGCCTGCCACAGCCGAGACTCCCGCCAGGCAACTGTTAATCTACTTTCCCGGCAACTCGGGCACCCGCAGTGACCGGCAGGAGATCTGCCTCGATCTGTTGAGACTGGGTTACAACATTCTGATCTTCGACTATCAAGGCTATGCCGAGAACCAGGGATCACCTTCGGAGCAGCACTTCGCCAGCGATGCTCAAGCGATCTGGAAATTCGCAACCACACAACTCGGCTATTCGCCCGAAAAGATCACACTCTTTGGGGAATCGATGGGAGGCGGTGTGGCCACTCGACTGGCAGCCGAACTCTCTGAAGCCAAGAGCCCACCGGCGGCCTTGATTCTCAAATCAACCTACTCATCCATCCCCGCAACCGCTCGCTATCACTACCCATATCTGCCCCTCTTATCACTCTTCGTCTGGGATCCATTCCCTTCGATTGATCGAATTGGGAAAGTGACCTCGCCGATCCTGCAGTTTCATGGGACCGCCGACCGCATCACGCCCTATTTCGAAGCCGAACGACTCTTCGCTGCTGCCCCTGAACGATCAGCCTCTCAGGTAGCGAAGCAGTTCGTCACGATCCCCGAAGGTAGCCATAATGGAGTGCCCGAAGAAACACTCAGGCGGGAAATTCAAAAACTGCGGGCCAACATAGCGCAGCCCATAACCCCTCCAGAGAGTTCTAACTAG
- a CDS encoding GHMP family kinase ATP-binding protein: MNAEMIVETGCRLHFGLLSTDPAHDRSFGGLGVMLESPGWSIHFAAAAQDSDSVVADGETQARIQRLLALLRVNEPFAGQPPLAVTVRRPLAHHAGLGSGTQLAMAVVDGWARFLGLTLANDEVFRLSRRGARSSIGQFGYFSGGFLVDAGHNRPTDQAVHKRDSIVVRMDFPEQWNWWLISPQNSTGLSGEAELKAFREMSPIPQAMTDRLAALTLLSILPGLKSRNFGEFATGLHEYGRLVGEHFAAVQGSVFSSPLMGDLAKHLMGAGLPCVVQSSWGPTVAVPVTTEIEEEFEAAWKKWPPHERCDRLRTKAMNRRAVIRR; this comes from the coding sequence ATGAATGCTGAAATGATTGTGGAAACCGGTTGCCGACTGCACTTTGGGCTCCTCTCCACAGACCCTGCCCACGATCGCTCGTTTGGCGGGCTGGGTGTGATGCTGGAATCTCCTGGTTGGTCAATTCATTTTGCGGCAGCAGCGCAGGACAGCGATAGCGTTGTGGCGGATGGCGAGACTCAAGCCCGCATTCAGCGGCTTCTGGCACTATTACGCGTTAATGAACCCTTTGCGGGCCAGCCACCATTGGCGGTGACAGTTCGACGACCGCTGGCTCATCATGCCGGCCTGGGTTCTGGGACTCAACTGGCGATGGCGGTGGTCGATGGGTGGGCCCGATTTCTGGGCCTCACGCTGGCCAACGACGAGGTTTTTCGCCTCTCGCGACGCGGGGCGCGTTCGTCGATTGGTCAATTCGGCTATTTTTCCGGCGGTTTTCTGGTCGATGCGGGGCACAATCGTCCCACGGATCAGGCGGTTCACAAGCGGGATTCCATCGTCGTTCGGATGGATTTTCCAGAGCAGTGGAATTGGTGGCTCATCTCTCCACAGAATTCGACGGGGTTATCGGGCGAGGCCGAGCTGAAGGCGTTTCGTGAGATGTCGCCAATCCCGCAGGCGATGACCGATCGGTTGGCTGCGCTGACGCTGCTTTCGATCTTGCCGGGGCTGAAGTCGCGAAATTTCGGGGAGTTTGCTACGGGGCTGCATGAGTATGGTCGGCTGGTGGGCGAGCATTTTGCGGCAGTGCAGGGGAGTGTGTTTTCGTCGCCACTTATGGGAGATCTGGCGAAGCATTTGATGGGAGCAGGGTTGCCGTGTGTGGTGCAATCGTCGTGGGGGCCGACGGTGGCGGTGCCTGTGACAACAGAGATCGAGGAAGAATTTGAAGCTGCCTGGAAGAAGTGGCCGCCGCATGAAAGATGCGATCGATTGAGAACGAAAGCGATGAATCGCCGGGCTGTGATCCGTCGATGA
- a CDS encoding DUF447 domain-containing protein, with the protein MILEGLLLTTNATGQLNLAPMGPIVESLEQSSTELTRFTLRPFYPSTTLANLQAVPQATFHTTDDVLLLARAALKESLPEPFALPPIMPLDAPSTGYRLVDCCQWWSLEVLSIDAGSQRATIIMQAASSGIVRPFVGFHRARHAVLEAIILATRTSILEPAVIWEEIRRWQPLVDKTGGPREREAWELVMSIIEQRLANRP; encoded by the coding sequence GTGATTCTGGAAGGTTTATTGCTCACGACGAACGCCACGGGTCAACTGAATCTGGCTCCGATGGGCCCGATTGTCGAATCACTCGAACAATCGTCAACAGAGCTCACACGTTTCACTTTGAGGCCGTTTTATCCTTCGACCACGCTGGCGAATCTGCAGGCTGTTCCCCAGGCGACTTTTCACACCACAGATGATGTTCTGCTGCTGGCGCGGGCTGCACTGAAAGAATCGTTGCCAGAGCCATTCGCGCTGCCGCCAATCATGCCTCTCGATGCTCCTTCGACGGGTTATCGGCTGGTGGATTGCTGCCAGTGGTGGAGTCTGGAAGTTCTTTCGATCGACGCTGGATCGCAGAGGGCGACGATTATCATGCAGGCTGCCAGTTCAGGAATTGTCAGGCCCTTCGTGGGCTTTCATCGCGCCCGGCACGCCGTCCTGGAAGCGATCATTCTGGCGACGCGGACATCGATTCTCGAACCGGCAGTGATCTGGGAAGAGATCAGGCGTTGGCAGCCTCTGGTCGATAAGACAGGTGGCCCTCGCGAACGGGAAGCGTGGGAGCTGGTGATGTCCATCATCGAACAGCGTCTGGCGAACAGACCGTAA
- the ppdK gene encoding pyruvate, phosphate dikinase — translation MSTKYVYFFGAGKADGNAKMKNELGGKGANLAEMTNIGLPVPAGFTISTEVCTYYYAHEKTYPPELEAQVDAAMAQVEKAMGKKFGDTTDPLLVSCRSGARESMPGMMDTVLNIGLNDVTVEALTKASGNERFAWDSYRRFVQMYGDVVMGLKPEKKTDIDPFEELLEKKKHAAGVHFDNELSVAQLKELVAEFKAAIKAKTGLDFPTDPKKQVWGAVGAVFSSWMNDRAIVYRRTYGIPHEWGTAVNVQAMVFGNLGDDCATGVALTRDGALGTPGYCGDYLINAQGEDVVAGIRTPLRIEETLAKDMPKAFEELDSIGKILEGHYKDVQDIEFTVEKGKVWMLQTRNAKRTGFAAVRIAVDLVEEGKITDKEAISPKRIPADDLNQLLQPVFDLAGKKAAQAGGKLLTKGINAGPGAAFGQIVFHADDAEAIFLKNPKAELVLVRRETTPEDLRGMKVAKGILTAFGGASSHAALVSRQMGKVCVVGASELNIDYEKATVTVGGKTLKEGDFISIDGFTGEVFEGKVDTKPSEVIQVLISKTMKPEESETYQRFAKLMSWADKYRTLKVRTNADEPKQATQAVSFGAEGIGLCRTEHMFFDHVDEFREMILAGDLPSREKALAKLLPFQREDFYGLFKAMNGLPVTIRLLDPPLHEFLPHDHASQADLAAKIGIPADYISRRVHELHESNPMLGHRGCRLGIVYPEITAMQARAIFEAACKLKKEGLTVIPEVMIPLVGYVAEFKNQEKVVREQAEKVFAETGESVEYLVGTMVEVPRACATADQIAGAAEFFSFGTNDLTQTTLGISRDDYGGFINHYKENDIVPNDPFQMIDQAGVGTLMKMGVEKGRSGRPGLKIGICGEHGGEPSSVVFCHKIGLDYVSCSPFRVPIARLAAAQAALADAK, via the coding sequence ATGTCGACGAAGTACGTCTATTTCTTCGGAGCTGGCAAGGCGGACGGTAACGCCAAAATGAAAAACGAGCTGGGTGGCAAAGGGGCCAACCTCGCGGAAATGACCAACATTGGCCTTCCAGTCCCTGCTGGCTTCACCATCAGCACTGAAGTCTGCACCTACTATTACGCTCACGAAAAGACCTATCCGCCGGAACTCGAAGCTCAGGTCGATGCCGCCATGGCTCAGGTCGAAAAGGCCATGGGCAAAAAGTTCGGCGACACCACCGATCCCCTGCTCGTTTCCTGCCGCTCCGGTGCTCGCGAATCGATGCCCGGCATGATGGATACCGTGCTCAACATCGGCTTGAACGACGTCACTGTCGAAGCTCTCACCAAGGCTTCCGGCAACGAACGTTTCGCCTGGGATAGCTACCGCCGCTTCGTCCAGATGTACGGCGACGTCGTCATGGGTCTCAAGCCCGAAAAGAAGACCGATATCGATCCGTTCGAAGAACTGCTCGAAAAGAAAAAACACGCAGCGGGCGTCCACTTCGATAACGAACTGAGCGTCGCTCAGCTCAAGGAACTCGTGGCAGAATTCAAGGCCGCCATCAAGGCCAAGACCGGCCTCGACTTCCCGACCGATCCTAAGAAGCAGGTCTGGGGTGCTGTGGGAGCCGTGTTCAGCTCCTGGATGAATGACCGAGCGATCGTTTACCGCCGCACCTATGGTATTCCTCACGAATGGGGTACCGCTGTTAACGTGCAGGCGATGGTCTTCGGCAACCTGGGCGATGACTGCGCGACAGGCGTGGCACTCACCCGCGATGGTGCTCTGGGTACACCCGGCTACTGCGGTGATTACCTGATCAACGCTCAGGGTGAAGACGTGGTGGCCGGTATCCGCACCCCGCTGCGAATTGAAGAAACTCTGGCCAAGGATATGCCCAAGGCCTTCGAAGAACTCGACTCCATCGGCAAGATTCTGGAAGGTCACTACAAGGACGTTCAGGATATCGAGTTCACAGTCGAGAAGGGCAAGGTCTGGATGCTCCAGACCCGTAACGCCAAGCGAACTGGTTTTGCTGCCGTTCGTATTGCGGTCGATCTCGTCGAAGAAGGCAAGATCACCGATAAGGAAGCGATTTCGCCCAAGCGTATCCCTGCAGACGACCTGAATCAGTTGCTGCAGCCCGTCTTCGACCTCGCTGGCAAGAAGGCCGCACAAGCAGGCGGAAAACTCCTCACCAAGGGGATCAATGCCGGCCCTGGCGCTGCCTTCGGACAGATCGTCTTCCACGCTGATGATGCTGAAGCAATCTTCCTCAAGAATCCTAAGGCCGAGCTGGTTCTCGTTCGCCGCGAAACCACTCCTGAAGATCTTCGCGGGATGAAGGTTGCCAAGGGTATTCTGACAGCTTTCGGTGGTGCCAGCTCACACGCCGCACTCGTCAGCCGCCAGATGGGTAAGGTTTGCGTGGTCGGTGCTTCCGAGCTGAACATCGACTACGAAAAGGCCACCGTCACCGTGGGTGGCAAGACCCTTAAGGAAGGGGATTTCATCTCGATTGATGGTTTCACTGGCGAAGTCTTCGAAGGCAAGGTCGATACCAAGCCCAGCGAAGTCATTCAGGTCCTCATCAGCAAGACGATGAAGCCCGAAGAATCGGAAACCTATCAGCGATTTGCCAAGCTGATGAGCTGGGCTGATAAGTACCGCACTCTCAAGGTTCGCACCAACGCCGACGAGCCCAAGCAGGCCACACAGGCTGTTTCGTTCGGTGCCGAAGGGATCGGCCTGTGCCGTACCGAGCATATGTTCTTCGATCATGTCGATGAATTCCGCGAAATGATTCTGGCTGGCGATCTGCCATCTCGCGAGAAGGCACTGGCCAAGCTGCTCCCCTTCCAGCGTGAAGACTTCTACGGCCTCTTCAAGGCCATGAATGGTCTGCCAGTGACGATTCGTCTCCTGGATCCACCACTCCACGAGTTCCTGCCACACGATCATGCCTCGCAGGCCGATCTGGCTGCGAAGATCGGCATTCCAGCCGATTACATCTCTCGCCGCGTGCATGAACTGCACGAGTCGAACCCGATGCTCGGTCACCGCGGCTGCCGCCTGGGGATTGTTTACCCAGAGATCACCGCGATGCAGGCCCGGGCCATCTTCGAAGCCGCTTGCAAGCTGAAGAAGGAAGGCCTGACTGTGATTCCTGAAGTGATGATTCCGCTCGTCGGATACGTCGCTGAATTCAAGAATCAGGAAAAGGTCGTTCGCGAACAGGCCGAGAAGGTCTTCGCGGAAACTGGCGAAAGCGTCGAATACCTCGTCGGTACCATGGTCGAAGTTCCACGTGCCTGTGCCACAGCCGATCAGATTGCTGGTGCCGCTGAGTTCTTCAGCTTCGGTACCAACGATCTGACTCAGACAACTCTCGGCATCAGCCGCGACGACTACGGTGGGTTCATCAACCACTACAAGGAAAACGACATCGTCCCGAACGATCCGTTCCAGATGATCGATCAGGCCGGCGTCGGCACACTCATGAAGATGGGTGTCGAAAAGGGTCGCTCGGGCCGCCCAGGTCTCAAGATCGGTATCTGCGGCGAGCACGGCGGCGAGCCATCCAGCGTCGTCTTCTGCCATAAGATTGGCCTCGACTACGTCAGCTGCAGCCCCTTCCGAGTACCCATCGCCCGCCTCGCAGCCGCACAGGCCGCTCTGGCCGATGCCAAGTAA
- a CDS encoding HD domain-containing protein, translated as MTTNPHPHENLDLKPVLEAVLKDYELPLTGDHGIIHWARVLENGLLVGRHAGANLRVVSLFAVLHDSQRINECSDPAHGPRAALFAEGLQGQVFQLDAGELELLKTACRGHTHEKHHPDVTIQTCWDADRLDLGRVGITPHPNYLNTSHAKLKETILWADGRASMRFIPELIQKNWGIDVRRIRG; from the coding sequence ATGACCACAAACCCCCATCCCCATGAGAATCTCGATCTCAAGCCCGTGCTGGAAGCCGTCCTCAAAGATTACGAACTCCCGCTGACGGGTGATCACGGCATCATCCATTGGGCCCGTGTGCTGGAAAACGGCTTATTGGTCGGTCGACACGCCGGCGCGAACCTGCGGGTCGTCTCCCTCTTCGCCGTGCTTCATGATTCGCAGCGGATCAACGAATGTTCCGACCCTGCTCACGGCCCACGAGCAGCTCTCTTTGCCGAGGGCCTTCAAGGCCAGGTGTTTCAACTTGATGCCGGCGAGTTGGAACTTCTGAAAACCGCCTGCCGTGGCCATACCCACGAGAAGCACCATCCCGACGTCACCATTCAGACCTGCTGGGATGCTGATCGTCTAGATCTCGGACGCGTCGGCATCACCCCGCACCCAAACTATCTCAACACCAGCCACGCCAAATTAAAAGAAACGATCCTCTGGGCCGATGGCCGCGCCAGCATGAGATTCATTCCAGAATTAATTCAAAAAAACTGGGGTATCGATGTGCGGCGAATCAGGGGCTGA
- a CDS encoding DUF2306 domain-containing protein — MSEPRLYILLLLLRATVVLLILRVTIGIVSNYPDYLPPDFDAEFLRNREGYFFGVYAWAFYTHIVSGPLAIVFGLVLLSGKIRSRWPVFHRWLGRVQVLMVVGVLTPSGLVMSYWAASGPIGGFSLATLSILTSLCILQGWRAAVRRQYARHRRWMERTMILLCSAITLRLIVGTALVTHAQISWIDPEMFDPVANWLSWVVPLLIYESWSRNWRQKGAFPQH; from the coding sequence ATGTCAGAACCTCGACTTTACATCCTGCTGCTATTACTGCGTGCGACGGTCGTGTTGCTCATTTTGCGAGTGACGATCGGGATTGTCAGCAATTATCCCGATTACCTGCCCCCTGATTTCGACGCCGAGTTTTTGCGGAATCGAGAGGGGTACTTTTTTGGAGTCTATGCCTGGGCTTTTTATACCCATATTGTGAGTGGGCCATTAGCGATTGTGTTCGGGCTGGTACTGCTCAGTGGGAAGATCCGCAGCCGGTGGCCTGTGTTTCATCGCTGGCTGGGCCGAGTGCAGGTCTTGATGGTGGTGGGAGTGCTGACGCCGAGCGGCCTGGTGATGTCGTACTGGGCGGCCTCCGGGCCGATCGGCGGGTTTTCGCTGGCGACACTGTCGATCCTGACGAGCCTTTGCATCCTCCAGGGCTGGCGAGCGGCTGTGCGGCGGCAATACGCTCGGCACCGCCGGTGGATGGAACGCACGATGATCCTGCTCTGCTCGGCGATTACTTTGAGGCTGATTGTGGGGACAGCGCTGGTGACTCACGCGCAAATTTCGTGGATCGATCCCGAGATGTTTGATCCGGTGGCCAACTGGCTCAGTTGGGTGGTGCCACTTTTGATTTACGAGAGCTGGTCTCGAAACTGGCGGCAGAAGGGGGCTTTCCCGCAACACTGA
- a CDS encoding Dabb family protein, producing MNTNLFPTSRLNIKTIASVALLAAIVSSLVLHSGEGNLRGAEARAPEKLLRHIVLYKFKETTTPAQVQEVIDTFSALPKQIPQIADFECGSNVSQEGKSEGMTQAFVVSFRSEADLQTYLTHPAHLAYVNVVKDKREKVLVFDYWK from the coding sequence ATGAACACCAACCTCTTCCCCACCAGCCGCTTGAACATCAAGACCATCGCCAGCGTGGCGCTGCTTGCGGCCATCGTTTCCTCGCTGGTTCTTCATTCCGGCGAGGGAAATCTGCGAGGTGCGGAAGCCCGGGCTCCCGAGAAACTTTTAAGGCATATCGTGCTCTACAAGTTCAAAGAGACCACCACGCCAGCTCAAGTCCAGGAAGTGATCGACACCTTCTCGGCTCTCCCCAAACAGATTCCACAAATCGCCGATTTCGAGTGCGGCTCCAACGTCAGCCAGGAAGGCAAGTCCGAAGGGATGACCCAGGCCTTCGTCGTCAGCTTCCGCTCCGAAGCCGACCTGCAAACCTACCTGACACACCCCGCACACCTCGCCTACGTCAACGTCGTCAAAGATAAACGCGAAAAAGTCCTCGTCTTCGACTACTGGAAATAA